The Malus sylvestris chromosome 8, drMalSylv7.2, whole genome shotgun sequence genomic interval agaatgtcaacATTCCTGTAGAACGACCCGAATTTGCGTGGACGttacccactatgtctcatctcgatcctcATACCGCACACATGTGATAAGTAAGTGCGATAAATTCTAGATTTCAAAATGTTGCTCCATaagcattcctctgatctagctaaagtgacgagatcatatgcCTGTAAGGATAGACATACTTAAcagacgtcgagtcaacatccctggagggTGTGCCGCCCCTGTTAGACGGTTTGGATGCCCTTGTTGAACAGTCTGGTACACCGGCtaatagccaatcaatctgtcttggcctggagcacGACAGATCATTCGGTttataggattcacttcccttgAAGAGGAAGacacaacacaaaaataaatctaaactcgatcgctgtctcaaatcattttcatctcatgagattaatccggatctctcccgagacttaaagtttttggtccagtatactagtttggatgagctaaatggaattgaaatgagattattatcgatgatgttttcacttatatgatAGCTaccaacataaatgaaaagcgacgatatcgaaccatgttttgttgattaagtgacaacgtagaattgATTAgacaactaaagttacaatctaggtcaaattccttaccaaagtgtgttttggacctgtcgttcctacactggccaaggtaaccctattgtgttacaaatgggtaaggaagcgttatgagatgaatgaaatagtgcgatatgatgcacgccttatGACACAAGGTTTCTTTCAAACGTCCTATGATTGATAgcaacattatgaaatgtggttagtgtttctccatgTGGATATAGAtatggagatttacatgtaagttccttaagaattacatggattggttcaaatagttccaaaccacggaacaccctcttaactcgttttgaggcgttcacttataGATTGAAAAATcagacggatgtggtatacccgtctacgTGATTATTCGATCAGTCAGGGATGAATTATGCCTTtgcatgttaaactatgaagtcttattccaaattacTAGAGTTACATTTTATGTTGttgacacgaatctcactaagattccggaagagcttgagaaaactgcctcgcacctgaagatggaatttgagatgaatgatcttaggaaaactcatttatgccttgacctgaagttcaagcgttgttctgacggtattttAGTCTAacagtcgaactacaccccgaatgtgtcacctttgagtatacatttgatcgtccatacgttatatgcaaatgagacacttgaagaggttatggaatccaaaattccatatttaaagttcaattttgcgcttcgttgtacttagctcattgtatttagacaggacatctcaTTCGTTGTTGATCTTGGCAAAGATGCAACATCGCGCCTACatgcaaccactgaattggtattaaagacgtaccctaAAGGTACTACATGGGCAAATCCCAAAACATCTTAAACGGATCCAACCCTCCTGATCCTCAGAaagatgcttgccttgtttatTATGTTGACGCAGGTTACTTAgcaaacccgcacaaggcaaaatccccaaatggttatgtctttaccattagggATATTGCAATTTCTTGAATATCCATAATATGACATTCGTTGCAAAATCTTCGAaacgttccaagactcacctcacttcactacacCATAAGTGAGAcgtggttaggagttcttgttaagcatattcgaagtacttgttgtgttttcatccatcattGAGTCCTAACAATGATCTATGAAGATTATGCCATatgtatcaacccgaccaagcTATCATACATTaacgaagtcaacaccaagacatattacGTCCACATTGACATCAGCAAAGCATAAGGatattgaagtcatgcaagacgatcccagacaaccttgccgacctctacactaCACCACTgctgaagtcaaccttccagaagcttgtccgaggaattggtatgtctaattattcatatgcaatgcttgtaattctcatttagaagttatgtcaaactcagagggagtatccagaagtgtACTCACTTGattttaatgtactctttttccctatgattaggagcattttttctcactaggtttttgctacctaactaggttttaacgaggcacccatcttgggctgatcatacccttgtgagctcttctacttgcgtccaaaagacgtataattttgacttaatgcaacttctcatttttctccttagtctatgggttttctcccagcttaggttttaccatagcgaagttttgtgaattttactttttacgcattcttccgttgatttgagactcgcattcgctcattgtgctGACAACTTCATCAATTGTACTTGCTTCATCACTAAAGActtgatgcgccatttacttgagtatttacacactcaagggagaGTGTTGCAGTCTTATTAGATTAGtaatgtaattgtgtaaatcctagtatatattgaaatatctcttatattcctattatgagtagattacctatcaaatgttgtaatcctaaagggtaaggaattaatttTCCCTACTAATATAAATAAAGGCTCAATGGGATGGAATAACACACATCCACAATTACACATTTCTCTAATTCACTCTACCTATTGCCGCATCCCTCtctctaagagcaactccaccatCGAGCCCTCCctcctggcaatccactattcaatccactattcaatccacgctattgaacagtaactgccttaaatgaatagtaactgccatAAATGAACAGTAAATtaccatttgcatctccacccttggagccctcccccctggcaatagacaattaaaataatagttttttttgtttgtttaaataatacaaaataaaattatttgtaatttcggataagaattcttaaatcgttctcgttgcgtcacgtgtcattttatccaaaaaaacaattatttagcgaatgatttcgataagatttttatccaatgttatCGTGTCatgtgtcgttatcttttcaaaatctttggtaaaaataaataattttttatacattaaaaatattataatattaatccaattaaaaaaaattaaaaattaaaaaaaattaaaaattaaaaaaaaaaaaaaaaaaaaaacagaaacccGAGCCCAGATCCATTTCTTCCACCTCTCCTCCCACCCCCGAGAACCCCCACGACCCACCCTCCCCCCCCCCGCGACGACCCACTTCCCTTCCGCACCCATGGAAGCCCAGCTCCggtccccccctctctctctttgaCACAAAACAAATCTCcggtccctctctctctctctctctctctctctgacacaaaataaaaaataaaaaattgcaaagccctcgggccacaggcccgtcgactccccacccccTCTTCGCTCGGGCTCCCACCGTCGCTCGGGCTCCACACGGCTGGAGCTCAGTCCACAGGGCCTCGGGCCCTTTCCTCTCcactgtcccccgagcaaccagcaatgctggagttgctctaaggtCTCCATAATTGTTTAATAAATTATACCTACAACAGGAAGCTGTTTATTGCccatcaaaaacaattttttcaaaaagcagagaataccaaattaggcctattttcaatcaaaatcccaaaagagagagaaaacacgatacaagcaaagaaaacaaaaggatgATTACGTTCCATTAATTAACCTTTCACTCTCGCATCAATCGGCATAGATTTCAGAAATTCAGATCTTGCTGTATCCAGTCACTGCTTCAACTCTACGCCAAATCCAGTTGCTACTTCCATTTCATAGAGAATTGGATCTGTGGGTGAAACTTGAAACTAGGTTTTGGCTTCGGGACATGTTTAGAGCTGGGCTTGTTGTGTTGGTGGTGATGCAAGAAAGATGGAATTTAGATTTGAAGTAGAGATTAGGAGAAATTGTTGGATTTTGTGCGTGTTTGATTTTGATGGGACTTGAGATTTGATTCTGAGGTGAGGTGTGGTGAGGTGATTATTTTGGTTCCAAAGGCTCCGAGTCGGAGGACAACATGTTCTGGAGGGACCGTGACCGTGAGAGGGACAGCAAAGACCAAAACCGTGGCGGCGGTCCGCCTTGTGGCCAGGTTCGGGTGCTGGTTGTTGGCGACTCTggtatctttttctttttctaacttttgattttcttttaatttcttttgtgttttggttttcctaaattttatttgattgctTTCTCCTTGATCGTGCTGTATGTGCTCGTATCCTATCAGTGTCATGATGTTTGTAATTAGGAGGAATATGGATAGTGACAATAAAGTTTCTTTACAACTTTGGTACCAAATTGTTGTAGATATGAGTTTGGAGACAGGACAGTTCTGACCACAGTGGTTGCTGCTCTTCAATTAGTTCGTTACAGAATTATTCGATTAAAAGTTTCTTATAGCGGTGTACTGAAGCAATTTGAACTCGGAGGCTTAAGTGACACGTGAGAGTGACTTTGTCATGGAATTTTCGGAACTTGATTAGGAGATATCTGCACATTTCATTTGTACATCCTGGCTTGAGAAAGGTCTGTGCATctttatattttggaaatagGTTGGCCAGGTTTAATGAAACCTTTGCCTGTTTTGATCTTGAACCAGTAGGTAATGTTGTGATGCTTACTCAATCATGGAGTGGTTCTATACATGTTAGTTTCAAGTAGTTGTGTCAAGTTCAATTACTGACGTGCTTGATTGTTAAAATATATTATCTAAGCCTGCTAGAATTGTAATGGCTTTAATGTTTATGATAATGCATTGCTCAAATAAATTTTTGGTAGGCAGATTTGGAATCCTCTAAACCTGTAATTTGACATCCGCACATGTGCGCGAAAAACAATTGTTTAATGCATTAGGGAGTATTTTACTTATCCAATCTCTTTTGTTGTACATTACATCTCGTAACTTCAGTTTTATTATCAAACTTCATCGTTATATTGTGATGTATTCGTAGGTGTTGGAAAAACTGCTCTTGTTTATCTGATTGTCAAAGGTTCTTCCATCACGCGTCCTCCTCAGACAGTAGGGTGTACAGTAGGTGTAAAGGTGAGAATTACCAGTACTTTGATTCTGATGGGATATTGGGAACTATTTCTGAACTTCAAGTCTCAATAATTGTTTACCGTTTTTCTATCCAGCATACTACTTATGGAAACTCTGGTAGCTCGTCAAGCAGTATTAAAGGTGACGCTGAGAGAGATTTCTTTATTGAACTCTGGGATGTGTCTGGACATGATAGATACAAAGAATGCCGGTCTCTTTTTTATTCCCAAATTAATGGCAAGTTTGGGACCTCTCTCCCTCTATAAACATTTTATTCTCCTGGTAAATAGTATGCATGTTAATACAAGGTAGAGACAAAGGCGGTGAAGTAAAGAAAGTCTAAGGGACAATTTAATTGAGTATTTACCGTTAACTTAGAAACCAACAGTCTTCTTGGGCTTGTAAGTGCTTAAATTTAACCATTTTTGCATCTCTTGTTGCATCCATGTTCTATAATAaggatgaaaaaaaaagcatGATAGGTGTTGACAAAATTTTAGTGGTAGGTCATGGTGGTATTCAGTTATGATCAATACGATTGTACACAATTTATTTCCTATAAAAACCATGGAACCAGCATGTTGCAGCCAGATTTAGATTTTTCAGCACATGATACACTTTGACATTCATATGCAGGTGTAATCTTTGTTCATGATCTCTCCCAGAGGAGGACAAAAACTGGCTTACAGAAGTGGGCAGCTGAGATTGCTGCAACTGGGACATTTTCGGCTCCTCTAGGATCTGGAGGTCCTGGTGGCCTTCCTGTCCCGTATATTGTTATAGGTAACAAAGCTGATATTGCTGAAGAGGGTACAAGGGGAAGCAGTGGCAATCTTGTTGATGTAGCTCGACAGTGGGTTGAGAAGCAAGGTTTGCTTCCATCCAGTGAGGAACTTCCACTGACTGAGGGTTTCCCTGGTGCTGGAGGCCTTATTGCGGTAAGCAGCAGgtttttattcttgtttttcttgctACCCTTTTTCCCTTCTCTATTGATGCTGTAGACAttatatcaataaaaatgaaattagcATATGGTAACTTAGCATTAAATGAATGTGGTTGTGGTTGCATGAAACATGTTTGTAGGCAACTGACCTCGTTTTGCTGTCTCATTGGGTAAAATGCCTCACCTTAGAAAACCACATTTGGGAAGGATTTCTTTTAATAGCTGCTACTATGCTCTCTTTTTTGTTGACTTGGATAGTTTGCAATTTTTCCAGCTGCCATGGAACTTTGTACTTGACGTAGAAAGTGACAAAGGGAGGAAACTTCACATGTATATCAAAATGCTGTTGGAttcttagagcatctccaatgggcTCTCTATATGAGTTCCTAACTAGAATTTAGGGAGGATTTAAAAAAATCAACTCCAATAATGCTCCCTATCCACCTCCTCCTAAGATAGGGATTCATCTAGGAGATCCTAAATATAGGGGGGGAGAAAGGAGCTCCTATTGGCTCTCTTTAATTAATGCTAActgttttaatattatttcaaataaataattaattcctATTGGCTAATTATTGACGCATGGTCATTATGACTCTCTAAATTAGGGAGTACAGAGGGCTCCTAAAATAACTTTTTGATAGTTTTAGCTAAAACTTTGCTATAAAATAGAAAGCATGATTGAAGATGCTCTAAGTAGACAGATTTTAATTAAGTTCTATGACACAAAAGTAAAATAGAGGAGGAGAGATTCACTCCGGACTTTGGTGTCACAGAGGTTTTCTTGAAAAAACTCCACAAAAGCTAGACTGTTTTGGCGCACCGGCCTTCGGTGTCACAAGAAAGTGTCTTGCACACAAGCCAAGTCAACTCATGCTTCACAAATGAGCAGGAAATCACAAGAACTGTGATTCCTTTCATATTAACGTTAAAGGCTTGAAGTagccattatttttttttatagcacCATGTGTACAGAATCACTGAAAATACATGTAAAAGACATATTTTACCACACTTAAATCCTAAACATGATCATGTAACATAGGGATAATCCAAGATCATTAATATGACATATAGAGTACATGTGTGAATTGCATTCATTGCAACAAAAAAGTGTAAAGGCTCTTATATTCTGGTTGTTACTGGGATGCCCTTATTTTTTAAGCTTTAAGGTTTCTGCCTGCTACTTGGtttgtttatttcttttattcgTATATATACGGGGAAAGTGTTATCTTTCTAAGCTGGCTGATTATCTTTTTAGATTGTGAATCTGGGTAATTGCTCAAATCAATACTTTCGTGCATCCAAATTCACCACATAAGTCTGGTGAGAGAACACCGTAGGTTCAGCCATGCATTTGGTAGACTTAGAATTCATTTTCTGCACATGTGATCACTAAGAattcatttttttgttgttagttGGTGTTGTAGACATGCAAAGAATTTTCGTATTTACAGTTGTATCCATGACATTTGGTAGATGTTAATGATTgctattttatttaataaataagaGAAGAGGATATTAAATATGGAAGCGGGTAGGTACTGGCACTTGAATAAGTATTTTCATAAGTTCACAACCGTAACTCTTTGTTTAGATGCTTGGGTTGCAAGGTCAGAATAGGTTCTTATTGTTTTCTGTCCCATTTACATGTCATTTACTCGGGAATGAGGTTGCTTATGTTATTCGAAATTGGTGTCATAATCCCACAGAATCTTTGCATTATATTCGTATCTAATAAATTGGTCTTAAGTTTGGTGCTCTGTGATTAGAGAGAAGTTCAATTCCTGGATGTAATAGGCTAAATTTAGTTTGACTAGATTGTGGATCTGCTGTCATGGCCAAGGCAAAagtttttcaaacttttcactTTGATCAATAAAGTCGTCCTTTTCTGTGTACAAAAAAGAAATGATTTAATTTCTCTGTCGGAgaatatgattgtcatgttgAGGAATCATTGGTAATGTGGAATTACATATGGTTGTTGATCAATTTATTACAGCTGTAGTTACTCTACATTCTAATATATGTTGGTCTATTAAACATTGACAGGCAGCCAAAGAAGCAAGATATGACAAGGAAGCTGTGATGAAATTTTTCCGTACGGTCTGTATTCATGCTCTTGTTGTTAGCTTTTTCTTTTTGCCTACGAAAAATATCCAACTTTTGTCTTGGTTGTTTCAGTTGATCAAAAGAAGATATTTTTCCGATGATTTACCTGCACAGAATCCATGGTCTAGTTCTCCAGTACAAAGACCTGCACAAACTGTAGATGAAAATTGGAGTGACGAGGATCATTCCTACAGGAATGCCAGGTAGGTTCAGCTAGTTACATTGTTCTCCTTAACTTGTTATATTTATCACCATCAATAAATAATTTATGGTGGGTATGCTGGCTCACAAGTTTAATGGTCTTCGTGTGATAAAATGCAAATTGGCGATTCATTGCATTTTGGTGTTCAGATGCGTAAGTGTTGCAGGTCCTACTCTATAACTGTTTATTCATCATTTCATCTATAACTGTTTCGAATGCTAATCTATAAGTAACCATGGGCATGCCAGTTATATGCCAACCCACGTCATGATGTTTTGAATACTAACCCATGGGTGTTTATTCACCATCATCTCTCTCCTCACAATAGGCTGTTTTACTATGTCTGGACGAGtgatgtttctttttctttgttggcAGCTTGCGTGCTGATCCTTACAAGTACAACATGCTCCCTCCTCTTCCAGCGCAACGCAATCTGACACCACCTCCCACACTTTATCCTCAGCAACCAGTTTCGGTTTCTGAAAACTACGGACTTCCTAGGTTTTCCCATAATAGTTACTCAGAAATCAGCAGTGCAGCTAGATCAAAGCGCTCCGATATTAATGTGTAATTGTCATTGCCTCTGGTTAATGTGATTGTTTGCATGAATGAATGCTAGTGTATGCGGCCAAAGTTCATACCATTTTGTTTCACCTGTAACTCCATTGATTATTTTTCTCTATAGGTTATCATTGTAAGTGGCTTTTGTTTTAGGTTAAGTATATATTGATTGATTCATCGACCTGAGAAGTACAGGCAATTCTTTCATCAACTTCTCTTTGTTTGCAAATTCTTGTCAATTATTTAGTGTTGAAAACATTTTTGTCATCTTTTATATTCGAAATTCTCTTTAACTGGCTGGTAAGATACAATAAAACATGTCACGTATATTTTGTACGCATCACACTTATGTCATCCAATTCTACAAAAGTCCAGATTTATCATATATCACTCAAAAAATAGTTCATTCATGTCATGAAAGTTTTACGCGTTGCTTCATTGGACCACAAGCGCCTTGCCATCACAACCCTGCTCGAGTCTTGAGCAATTACCACTTGACTGAACTGCAAGTACAAGGCAACAAAGgtaaattaaaatagtaatATCGCTTGTATTGAAATATCTTAATAAGTACTAAGGCATCCCTTCTGTTTTCTTAACCTGAGCTTACTATTATTTCATCGATACTAGAGAACTGAAATTCATTTAAGGTGCAAGGACAAATGATCCAAACAATTTTAATTGTTCAGATTCAGATGAGTATTTATACTCTGTAGATTACGTAGAGGGGTTGTTGCTGTTGTGGATAATCCGAACCCTCGAATCGAATGAATCGAATGGGTTCCAGTCCATCCATTAATAATAAATCGGAGTGAGCGTTCTGAGTTGCTGGTGGAAGGAAGCTTCATAGTCTCGTACAAGAAACAATTAATGGATGAAAAGAAAAACGAGGAGGCGGTGTGCGTGACTGGAGCCAATGGCTTCATAGGGTCGTGGTTGGTCAAGACATTACTGGAAGAGGGCTACACCCGCATCCACGCCTCCATCTTCCCTGCCTCCGATCCCTCCCACCTATTCTCCCTCCCCGGCGCCGACCGCCACACTATCACGGTCTTTGAGGCCGACCTCCTCGACGCCGACGCAGTCGCCAGGGCCGTCCAGCACTGCCAGGGTGTCTTCCACGTGGCTTCCCCCTGCACCCTCGACGACCCCACCGACCCCCAGGCTGAGCTGGTGTTGCCTGCCGTGCAGGGCACCCTCAATGTGCTCCAAGCCGCCTCGAAGTTCGGAGTGAGGCGCGTCGTCCTCACCTCCTCAATCTCTGCCATGGTCCCCAACCCTTCTTGGCCTCCTCACAAGCCCTTCGACGAGTCCTCTTGGACCGACCTCGACTACTGCAAAGCCCGCCAGGCAGTAACTGTGCCCCTAATTTATTCATcatccctaaccctaattaaGTTACTTTACTTGATGACGATATCATTCATTATCATCATCATATATAATTACTTATTCGTAAGAAGAGAAGATGAACAATGAGCATCCACATTTTATCCATAATAATAATTAACAGTAATAATCTATTAATCTTGGACAGAAATGGTATCCGGTGTCGAAGACAGAGGCAGAGAAAGCAGCTTGGGAGTTTGCAGAGAAGCATGGACTGGATGTGGTAGCCATCCATCCGGCCACATGTCTTGGGCCTCTCCTGCAGCCTAGCCTCAATGCAAGCTCTGCTGTTTTGCTCAACTTGCTCCTTGGATCCAACGATACCCAAGAGCATCACTGGTTGGGGGCTGTCCATGTCCAAGATGTCGTCAAGGCACAAGTTTTGCTCTTTGAATCTCGTGCTGCTTCTGGCAGGTACCTCTGCACCAATGGCATCTTCCAATTCGCTAACTTTGCCCTCACTGTCTCCAAACTCTTCCCTCACTTTCCCATTCACAGGTAGGTTTGCTGCTTCTAGTTTATTTATTTGCTACATTTTATCTCTTTTTCGTAGACTTTCTTTTTGGATGCCAAAAGGAACACAAAAGAATTTTTGTGGAAGGAAATGGGACTCATAATCATAAATGTGATTGTGTTATATTTTATGGAAGTATTATTTTGCTAGCACTTTGAACTATTACCATATACATGCGAAGGCAATGACCTCATTCACTGTGGCGCAACTCATAGAAGATAATCAAACACTTTCGATACCTGTAATTTTAACTTGTTGCCTCATGTAGTTTATGATTGCTTGGTTATTCTTTTCTCTCCTTGttacaaatcaaattttaagtgAACGCCCAGAGATCCAtgaaatcaaatataaacaaaacTGAAGTTATCATTGAGATCATCAATCAATTTGGACTTGCCTGAGTACAGTTTGAGTTTGTGAACAATATAGACATGTACTGATTAAGATAATGTTTATTTGTGTCGGTTGAATTATTAGTATTGTTATTGTTTTCCTGTCTGTCTGGTTGGCTTGTTCCTTAGAGAAGTAGAAGTAGAAGTAGAAGTAGATGGTAATGTTTGACTTGAACGAAATGAGTACAGGTTTAGCGGGGAAACCCAGCCAGGGCTAAAGGAATGCAAGGATGCTGCAAAGCGATTAATTGAGCTGGGGTTGGTGTTCAAACCAGTTGAAGATGCTGTGCAGGACACAGTGGAGAGCCTCAAAGCGAAAGGCTTTTTGAAGCTGGAAATATCACCATCAAACTCAAAATAGAGATGGCAGCgaacataataataataataataataataataataataataatttagtaCTATTTCCCTCTAGTTATGACTTTTTATGattggtttatgttttgtttgataattgtgattattaatatatttaaaaGTATTGATGAGGGTCAGGTCAGTTGAGTTGGTTGTAAATATGATTatggtttgtttttgtttagtgAATGAGATGAGTAGCCATTGCCCATTGGCAATTTGATTGCTAAAACAAC includes:
- the LOC126631787 gene encoding small GTPase LIP1-like isoform X2, yielding MFWRDRDRERDSKDQNRGGGPPCGQVRVLVVGDSGVGKTALVYLIVKGSSITRPPQTVGCTVGVKHTTYGNSGSSSSSIKGDAERDFFIELWDVSGHDRYKECRSLFYSQINGVIFVHDLSQRRTKTGLQKWAAEIAATGTFSAPLGSGGPGGLPVPYIVIGNKADIAEEGTRGSSGNLVDVARQWVEKQGLLPSSEELPLTEGFPGAGGLIAAAKEARYDKEAVMKFFRTLIKRRYFSDDLPAQNPWSSSPVQRPAQTVDENWSDEDHSYRNASLRADPYKYNMLPPLPAQRNLTPPPTLYPQQPVSVSENYGLPRFSHNSYSEISSAARSKRSDINV
- the LOC126631787 gene encoding small GTPase LIP1-like isoform X1, whose translation is MFWRDRDRERDSKDQNRGGGPPCGQVRVLVVGDSGVGKTALVYLIVKGSSITRPPQTVGCTVGVKHTTYGNSGSSSSSIKGDAERDFFIELWDVSGHDRYKECRSLFYSQINGVIFVHDLSQRRTKTGLQKWAAEIAATGTFSAPLGSGGPGGLPVPYIVIGNKADIAEEGTRGSSGNLVDVARQWVEKQGLLPSSEELPLTEGFPGAGGLIAAAKEARYDKEAVMKFFRTVCIHALVVSFFFLPTKNIQLLSWLFQLIKRRYFSDDLPAQNPWSSSPVQRPAQTVDENWSDEDHSYRNASLRADPYKYNMLPPLPAQRNLTPPPTLYPQQPVSVSENYGLPRFSHNSYSEISSAARSKRSDINV
- the LOC126631788 gene encoding cinnamoyl-CoA reductase 1 isoform X2; amino-acid sequence: MDEKKNEEAVCVTGANGFIGSWLVKTLLEEGYTRIHASIFPASDPSHLFSLPGADRHTITVFEADLLDADAVARAVQHCQGVFHVASPCTLDDPTDPQAELVLPAVQGTLNVLQAASKFGVRRVVLTSSISAMVPNPSWPPHKPFDESSWTDLDYCKARQKWYPVSKTEAEKAAWEFAEKHGLDVVAIHPATCLGPLLQPSLNASSAVLLNLLLGSNDTQEHHWLGAVHVQDVVKAQVLLFESRAASGRYLCTNGIFQFANFALTVSKLFPHFPIHSTGLAGKPSQG
- the LOC126631788 gene encoding cinnamoyl-CoA reductase 1 isoform X1; the encoded protein is MDEKKNEEAVCVTGANGFIGSWLVKTLLEEGYTRIHASIFPASDPSHLFSLPGADRHTITVFEADLLDADAVARAVQHCQGVFHVASPCTLDDPTDPQAELVLPAVQGTLNVLQAASKFGVRRVVLTSSISAMVPNPSWPPHKPFDESSWTDLDYCKARQKWYPVSKTEAEKAAWEFAEKHGLDVVAIHPATCLGPLLQPSLNASSAVLLNLLLGSNDTQEHHWLGAVHVQDVVKAQVLLFESRAASGRYLCTNGIFQFANFALTVSKLFPHFPIHRFSGETQPGLKECKDAAKRLIELGLVFKPVEDAVQDTVESLKAKGFLKLEISPSNSK